The Chitinophagales bacterium genome includes the window GTTACTTTCTCTTGTTGGGCCAATTCTCCCGCAATTTTTGTTAACATGTAGTAGGTGATAAACAAAATAATAGAGATAAACATAGGTAGGCCAATTCCTCCTTTCTTTATAATAGCTCCTAATGGTGCTCCTACAAAAAATAGTACAAGACAAGATATGGCCAGAGTAAATTTTCTATGCCATTCCACCTTGAGTAGCTGGTTATTGCTACGAATATATCCGAAGTCTGAATTGTATGTAAATAGATGGTTCTTTATACTTCGGAGTCTATTGCTGGTAATGGTTTTAAATCTACTAGTATCTTCTGGTATTAGCTTGGCTATACTATCACTCAATTTAACAAGGAAAGTTGGCTTGGAAAGAATGACAAAACTGGGATTCAATTTTAAAAACTGTGAATCAAATTTGGCATTCATGGTTTTCATTTCTTTTTTAAATGAATCCATATTGGTATTGAGCTGAGTCATATTCATGGAAAACCTGGCATCATCTGGATTTTTGCTCATATTTTCCGCTAACTTAAACTGAGTTAGATCAAATCGTTTGTCATAGTTTGAAAATCTCCATTCATAGTGCGGATATTTAACGTCATCGTAAGAATTACTGGCGACCTCTTTATACATAACCCCGGTATCCATCCGAAAAATGAGTACCTTGCCATCATCACTTTGCAACATACGAGCGGATCGAGCAATTAATAGACTTTGATTGCCAGTCCCCTTAGTATGGTCATAAATCTTGAGTCCATATAATGTGCCAGTTTTTTCATCCTTTCCATCAACCAATATACTCATACCGCTGATACCATTATAAAACTGCTTAGGTTTAATAAGTAAGGTAGGCTTTAA containing:
- a CDS encoding LptF/LptG family permease — encoded protein: MKKLLDFFTFKKLDWYVVKQYVGPFIITFLLAWFVLIMQFLWVYIDDLIGKGIDNENLFKFIWYTSSTLIPSALPLAILLSSIMTMGKFGENSELTSAKASGISLFRFFKSTIIFSIFVSLFAFYYSNYIFTKTKAVAITMLSDIRNLKPTLLIKPKQFYNGISGMSILVDGKDEKTGTLYGLKIYDHTKGTGNQSLLIARSARMLQSDDGKVLIFRMDTGVMYKEVASNSYDDVKYPHYEWRFSNYDKRFDLTQFKLAENMSKNPDDARFSMNMTQLNTNMDSFKKEMKTMNAKFDSQFLKLNPSFVILSKPTFLVKLSDSIAKLIPEDTSRFKTITSNRLRSIKNHLFTYNSDFGYIRSNNQLLKVEWHRKFTLAISCLVLFFVGAPLGAIIKKGGIGLPMFISIILFITYYMLTKIAGELAQQEKVTPFLGMWFSTILFLPLGIFLTYKAMNDSQLMNIEGFANWVTEKFSKKYVNPK